A portion of the Chlamydia caviae GPIC genome contains these proteins:
- a CDS encoding membrane protein codes for MQKALRLLLNLHHGEERRALLFLVLGLIWGVGCYGSLALSEGLFLENVGTEGLPSIYLGSSSILCLLSSLILYNLFKKRVSPKTLFLIPITSVIVCNLYLLCYAATCSEIPPTPLLIYRMLSWSLIILAYTNFWGFVDQFFNLQDAKRHFSVFNAIIFLGDAIGSGIVNRIQYIGVERILILFIVILFICYPLVHYVSKSLKELSEDHDHFLDTGHPPSVSKAFKLCLKDSYTFYLLCFYFLMQLLAIATEFNYLKIFETHFTDGNTYELTAHITKWSSWISLTNMCFALFAYSRIVKNIGVNNIILFAPLCFTNLFLCWSFKTSVGIATIGMVAREGLTYALDDNNLQLLIYGVPNSIRNQIRITIECFIEPIGMFVWALMCFAISYQYTVCLIISVITVVLACLLRSYYARAILRNLSSQAIHLKKTMLEWIKAMTSKEKRQIELLLLTHLKHQQERHQIFAFQYLLNLGSRSVLPSLLAHMNKLSLPSKLKTMEMLKNSLWARDFLTLELLKRWSSTTPHPSIAIGIHLYFAEHDLLRISDIAEDLYDEPGDRLLAAILTVRRQEMSGQYRDVADSRLKELLSSKDHRVVAIGLTILTLERNPDNFPILVEFLDNTNNEIFVQACKALQASVKAIHRPYCKKLIQILKQNVHNDQACYYLLKIIGVILDASLVKDFVTTTALLKSASRKYAESIIVELPKETANSLLQILSDNSIHNRCRILAAKALCKIDNKLFKKNAYKIVKSKALKAIFYDYHKNYIQKSYPKYNLSLLVNTLESNYQSEVNFMFEFLGILGSVEHSDILIRALTGKNKKAKAQALESLEKNCEDYLFSLLDPFINNTERRSEKYYLKCGVIPLTLKELLNMMENSPSYLSKLTSRQLKEELASCDADFQPAPPYSTLDEEYDHYNKDDSDSLVPFFTI; via the coding sequence ATGCAAAAAGCCCTTCGTTTGCTACTCAATTTGCATCATGGAGAAGAGAGACGAGCACTTCTATTCCTGGTTTTAGGCTTAATCTGGGGAGTAGGCTGTTATGGATCTCTAGCTTTAAGTGAAGGGCTTTTTCTCGAGAATGTAGGAACTGAGGGCTTACCATCCATCTATCTTGGCTCCTCTTCTATTCTCTGCCTTTTATCTTCACTTATTCTTTACAATTTATTCAAAAAAAGAGTTTCACCCAAAACACTATTTTTAATCCCAATAACTAGTGTAATTGTGTGTAATCTTTATCTTCTCTGTTACGCAGCAACGTGTAGTGAAATCCCTCCAACTCCCCTGCTTATCTATCGTATGCTCTCTTGGAGCTTAATCATCTTAGCATATACAAATTTTTGGGGATTTGTGGACCAATTCTTCAATCTTCAGGATGCTAAAAGACACTTCAGCGTATTCAATGCTATTATATTTTTAGGAGATGCCATTGGTTCAGGGATAGTGAACCGCATCCAATACATAGGCGTAGAGAGAATTTTAATACTTTTTATAGTGATTCTATTCATTTGCTATCCTCTAGTCCATTATGTATCTAAATCGCTAAAAGAGCTATCAGAAGATCATGACCACTTTTTAGATACCGGCCACCCACCCTCTGTATCCAAAGCTTTTAAACTCTGTCTGAAAGATAGCTATACTTTCTATCTTCTCTGTTTTTATTTCTTAATGCAGTTGCTCGCTATCGCAACAGAATTCAATTACCTAAAAATCTTTGAAACACACTTTACTGACGGGAATACCTACGAACTTACAGCACATATCACTAAGTGGTCCTCCTGGATTTCCTTAACTAACATGTGTTTTGCTCTGTTTGCCTATAGTAGAATAGTTAAAAACATAGGCGTAAACAATATCATCCTATTTGCCCCCCTATGCTTCACTAACCTATTTCTCTGCTGGTCCTTCAAAACCTCAGTGGGAATTGCTACGATCGGGATGGTAGCTCGAGAAGGGCTTACTTATGCATTAGATGATAACAATCTACAGTTATTGATTTATGGTGTTCCAAATAGCATACGAAATCAAATTAGAATCACGATAGAGTGTTTTATCGAACCCATAGGAATGTTTGTATGGGCTCTAATGTGTTTTGCTATTTCCTACCAATACACCGTCTGTCTCATTATATCCGTGATTACAGTCGTCCTCGCCTGTTTACTACGTTCGTATTATGCACGGGCTATCCTAAGAAACTTATCTTCTCAAGCTATCCATTTAAAAAAGACTATGCTCGAATGGATAAAAGCTATGACTTCAAAAGAGAAGAGGCAAATTGAACTTTTACTACTTACACACCTGAAGCACCAGCAGGAACGCCATCAAATATTTGCCTTCCAATATCTATTAAATTTAGGAAGTCGTAGTGTACTTCCCAGCTTATTAGCTCATATGAATAAGCTAAGCTTGCCTAGCAAGCTAAAAACTATGGAGATGTTAAAGAATAGCCTTTGGGCTCGCGACTTCCTTACTTTAGAGCTTCTAAAGCGTTGGTCATCAACAACACCACATCCTTCAATAGCCATAGGCATTCATCTCTATTTTGCAGAACACGATTTGTTGCGCATATCTGATATTGCTGAAGATCTTTATGATGAGCCAGGTGACAGACTTTTAGCAGCGATTCTTACAGTGCGCCGTCAGGAAATGAGTGGGCAATATCGTGATGTTGCAGATTCACGACTCAAAGAACTTCTGAGCTCTAAAGATCATCGCGTGGTAGCTATCGGTCTTACTATTTTAACTTTAGAAAGAAATCCTGATAATTTCCCTATTTTAGTTGAGTTTCTGGATAACACTAATAACGAGATTTTTGTTCAAGCATGCAAAGCACTACAAGCATCTGTAAAGGCTATTCACAGGCCCTACTGCAAAAAACTCATACAAATCCTAAAACAAAATGTTCATAACGATCAGGCTTGCTACTATCTACTGAAAATAATCGGAGTCATCTTAGACGCTTCATTAGTAAAAGACTTTGTTACCACTACAGCATTATTAAAAAGCGCTTCGAGAAAATATGCTGAGTCTATAATTGTAGAGCTTCCTAAAGAAACCGCGAATTCACTCCTACAGATTCTTTCCGACAACAGCATCCATAACCGCTGTCGCATTCTTGCTGCAAAAGCCCTATGTAAAATTGATAATAAATTATTCAAAAAGAATGCATATAAAATCGTAAAATCTAAGGCCCTGAAAGCAATTTTTTATGATTATCATAAAAATTATATTCAAAAATCCTATCCTAAATACAATCTCAGCCTATTAGTTAATACTTTGGAATCTAACTACCAATCGGAAGTTAACTTCATGTTTGAGTTTTTAGGGATCTTAGGATCTGTGGAACATTCGGATATTCTAATAAGAGCTTTAACGGGGAAAAATAAAAAAGCAAAAGCTCAAGCTTTAGAATCTCTAGAGAAAAACTGCGAAGATTACCTATTTTCTCTGCTTGATCCATTCATTAACAATACAGAAAGACGCAGTGAAAAATACTACCTCAAATGCGGTGTTATTCCTTTAACTTTAAAAGAGTTATTAAATATGATGGAAAATTCTCCTTCGTATTTAAGTAAACTCACATCGAGACAGTTAAAGGAAGAATTAGCAAGCTGTGACGCTGATTTTCAACCAGCACCGCCGTATTCGACTTTAGATGAAGAGTATGACCATTATAATAAAGACGACTCTGACAGTCTAGTTCCCTTCTTTACTATTTAG